Proteins encoded by one window of Salvia splendens isolate huo1 chromosome 5, SspV2, whole genome shotgun sequence:
- the LOC121804828 gene encoding xyloglucan galactosyltransferase XLT2-like — translation MDSQTVKKTPKPSNFVKSTLHSIKIHFSSHPRFWLFIAFLWAQALIISIARTPPLCFPDRSSSPSPSLRYVPIHSNTTPAAALPEPPPALYTDDCPSGRVFSYDLPPSFHRDLVVPNCTDLDFWNWECGIISNHGYGRAASELRRTLPADLHKSWYHTNQFSLELLFHHRILKHNCRTLDPDLATAFYIPFYAGLAVGKHLWDNDTSAKDRHCKMMLTWVKSQPYWKKMNGSDHFMTISRITWDFRRLTDPGKSWGSSFLNMPSMQKVIRFIVEKYPGDDMDLSVPYPTGFHPKTTESLIQWQGFVRDYNRKKLFSFIATDDKNWGKNDLRRLMSDYCRRESSSCVAVDCGVSDCTKNSSATLIPLLESEFCLQPKGESYTSKAVFECMVAGSVPVFFVKTSYEQYEWFLPGEPDSYSVFIEEEEVRNGTVAVKEVLQRFSKEEIQRKRERVIETIPRIIYLKPNAGIKSFKDAFDIAFDGAMERIKEEKEWADFLR, via the coding sequence ATGGATTCCCAAACCGTCAAAAAAACCCCAAAACCTTCCAATTTCGTCAAGTCCACTCTCCATTCCATCAAGATCCACTTCTCCTCCCACCCCCGTTTCTGGCTCTTCATCGCCTTCCTTTGGGCCCAAGCCCTAATCATCTCCATCGCCCGCACTCCTCCCCTCTGCTTCCCCGACCGctcctcctccccctccccctccctcCGCTACGTCCCGATTCACTCCAATACCACCCCCGCCGCCGCCCTCCCGGAGCCTCCTCCCGCCCTATACACCGACGATTGCCCCTCCGGCCGCGTCTTCTCCTACGACCTCCCCCCCTCCTTCCATCGCGACCTCGTCGTCCCCAATTGCACCGATCTCGACTTCTGGAATTGGGAATGCGGCATCATCTCCAACCACGGCTACGGCCGCGCCGCCTCCGAGCTCCGCCGCACCCTCCCCGCCGATCTCCACAAATCCTGGTACCACACCAATCAATTCTCCCTGGAGCTCCTCTTCCACCACCGCATCCTCAAGCACAATTGCCGAACCTTAGATCCGGATCTCGCCACCGCCTTCTACATCCCCTTCTACGCCGGCCTCGCCGTCGGAAAGCACCTATGGGATAACGACACGTCAGCCAAAGATCGTCATTGTAAAATGATGCTGACGTGGGTTAAATCGCAGCCCTACTGGAAAAAAATGAACGGCTCCGATCACTTCATGACCATCTCCCGAATCACTTGGGATTTCCGCCGTTTGACCGATCCTGGCAAATCCTGGGGCTCCAGCTTCCTCAACATGCCTTCGATGCAGAAAGTGATCCGATTCATCGTCGAGAAGTATCCCGGCGACGACATGGACCTCAGCGTGCCCTATCCCACCGGATTTCACCCCAAAACAACGGAGAGTTTGATCCAATGGCAGGGTTTCGTGCGCGATTACAATCGCAAGAAGCTCTTCTCCTTCATCGCAACCGACGATAAAAATTGGGGGAAAAACGACCTCCGCCGTCTCATGTCGGATTACTGCCGCCGCGAATCGAGCTCCTGCGTCGCCGTGGACTGCGGCGTGAGCGATTGCACGAAGAATTCGTCTGCAACGCTGATTCCGCTTCTGGAATCGGAATTCTGCCTGCAGCCGAAGGGGGAGAGCTACACGAGCAAGGCAGTTTTCGAGTGCATGGTGGCTGGCTCGGTCCCGGTTTTCTTCGTGAAGACGTCGTACGAGCAGTATGAGTGGTTCTTGCCGGGGGAGCCGGACAGTTACTCGGTTTTTAtagaggaggaggaggtgagGAACGGGACGGTAGCAGTGAAGGAGGTGCTGCAGAGGTTTAGCAAGGAGGAGATTCAGAGGAAGAGGGAGAGAGTGATCGAGACGATTCCGAGGATCATCTATTTGAAACCAAATGCAGGGATCAAGAGCTTTAAGGATGCTTTTGATATTGCTTTTGATGGGGCTATGGAGAGGATTAAAGAGGAAAAGGAATGGGCTGATTTCTTACGCTGA
- the LOC121801955 gene encoding cytochrome P450 81Q32-like, producing the protein METSWISILLLLIIAIKYLTKQKGKIPPSPNLTLPLVGHLHLLKFPLHRTYHNLSLKLGPIFSLRFGNRLMVVVSSPATVEECFTKNDIVLANRPRFISGKYIGYNFSSVVLAPYGDYWRNLRRLTTVEIFSTARLNAFQSIRADEVRLMLQSLARRGSCVVEIRPLLSVLTFNNIMRMVAGKRYFGVEGAEDDEEAREFRELLKEVFKYGGVANPGDFLPLLRWIDYMDFEKSLSRIMTKLDAFLQRLIEEHRSKNGGNTMIDHMLYLQESEPQNYTHEVIKSIILVMLLAGTDTSSVTIEWAMSALLNNPDKTEKAREEIDRVIGTGRLLTESDLPKLPYLQNIINETFRLYPAAPLLLPHEAAADCKIAGYDIPRGTIVQVNAWAIHRDPRVWDNPERFEPERFEAAEPRAPQLVPFGMGRRSCPGNVLAQRMVGLTLGGLVQCFYWERVEEGLVDMREGKVGVSISKQVPLEAKCRARPLLQRVLAL; encoded by the exons ATGGAAACAAGCTGGATATCTATCCTCTTGCTTCTTATCATTGCTATCAAATATTTAAccaaacaaaaaggaaaaatcCCACCTAGCCCTAACCTCACACTCCCTCTTGTAGGGCACCTCCACCTCCTCAAGTTCCCTCTCCACCGCACCTATCACAACCTCTCTTTAAAGCTCGGCCCCATATTCTCCCTCCGCTTCGGCAACCGGCTCATGGTGGTGGTCTCCTCCCCGGCCACCGTCGAGGAGTGCTTCACGAAAAACGACATCGTTCTCGCCAACCGGCCCCGGTTCATCTCGGGCAAGTACATTGGCTACAACTTCAGCTCCGTCGTCCTCGCCCCGTATGGCGACTACTGGCGCAACCTCCGCCGCCTCACCACGGTCGAGATCTTCTCCACCGCCCGCCTCAACGCGTTCCAGTCCATCCGAGCCGATGAGGTGCGCCTTATGCTCCAGAGCCTCGCACGGCGAGGCTCCTGCGTGGTCGAGATCAG ACCGCTGCTGTCGGTGCTGACGTTCAACAACATCATGAGGATGGTGGCGGGGAAGCGGTATTTCGGGGTGGAGGGGGCGGAGGATGACGAGGAGGCAAGGGAGTTCCGGGAGCTTCTGAAGGAGGTTTTCAAGTATGGAGGGGTTGCGAACCCGGGGGATTTCTTGCCGCTGCTGAGATGGATTGATTACATGGATTTTGAGAAGAGTCTGAGTAGGATTATGACAAAGCTCGATGCATTTCTGCAGAGATTGATTGAGGAGCATAGAAGCAAAAATGGCGGAAACACCATGATTGACCACATGCTTTATTTGCAGGAGTCGGAGCCTCAAAACTATACTCATGAAGTCATCAAGTCAATCATATTG GTGATGCTGCTTGCTGGGACGGACACATCATCAGTAACGATAGAGTGGGCAATGTCTGCTCTCCTAAACAACCCCGACAAAACAGagaaggcaagagaagagatcgATAGAGTAATCGGAACCGGCCGTCTCCTCACCGAGTCAGACTTGCCGAAGCTCCCGTACCTCCAGAACATCATAAACGAGACGTTCCGTTTGTACCCAGCCGCACCGCTGCTATTGCCACATGAGGCTGCAGCCGACTGCAAGATCGCAGGCTACGACATCCCGCGTGGCACGATCGTGCAGGTGAACGCATGGGCTATTCACAGGGACCCGCGCGTCTGGGACAACCCGGAGAGGTTCGAACCGGAGCGGTTTGAGGCTGCGGAGCCGAGGGCCCCGCAGCTGGTCCCGTTCGGGATGGGGCGGCGGTCGTGCCCGGGGAATGTGTTGGCCCAGCGGATGGTGGGGCTGACGCTGGGGGGGCTTGTGCAGTGCTTTTATTGGGAGAGAGTTGAGGAGGGATTGGTTGATATGAGGGAAGGGAAAGTAGGGGTGTCGATATCCAAACAAGTGCCTTTGGAAGCTAAGTGTAGAGCGCGCCCATTGCTTCAACGTGTTCTTGCGCTATAG
- the LOC121804848 gene encoding cytochrome P450 81Q32-like: MEPTLLFILISLPFLLISLKLYNSRKKLPPSPFPTLPLLGHLPLLKFPLHRTFLSLSRKLGPVFSLRLGTRLMVVVSSPAAAEECFTTNDITLANRPRFIIGKYIGYNYTSLVGAPYGDYWRNLRRLTATEIFSSARLNAFQSIRGNEVRLMLEKLRRKSGEGRVEIREALSEMAFNNIMRMVAGKRYFGVGEDDEEAEEFRGLIKEVFAYGGVSNLADFFPVLRWFDYKGVEKNLGRISARMDASLQALVDEQRRHGDGNTMISHLLAMQDSDPEYYTEEIIKCIIVMMLLVGTDTSSVTVEWAMSALLNNPDKMKKAREEIDKVIRNDRLLQESDLHNLPYLQNIISETLRLFPAAPLLVPHEASSDCKIAGYDVPRGAIVMVNAWAIHRDPSVWDDPETFKPERFEGGGIGAPNLLAFGMGRRACPGSGLAHRVVGLALGSLIQCFEWERVDERLVDLSEGKGASMPKNIPFEAKCRVSDVGRRVISV, translated from the exons ATGGAACCAACCTTACTCTTCATTCTCATCTCCCTCCCATTTCTCCTCATTTCTCTAAAACTCTACAATTCAAGAAAAAAACTCCCTCCTTCTCCATTCCCCACACTTCCCCTACTAGGCCATCTCCCCCTCCTCAAATTCCCCCTCCACCGCACCTTCCTAAGCCTCTCCCGAAAACTCGGCCCCGTCTTCTCCCTCCGCCTCGGCACCCGTCTCATGGTGGTCGTCTCCTCCCCGGCCGCGGCCGAGGAATGCTTCACAACAAACGACATCACCCTCGCCAACCGCCCCCGCTTCATCATCGGCAAATACATCGGCTACAACTACACCTCCCTCGTCGGCGCCCCCTACGGCGACTACTGGCGCAACCTCCGCCGCCTCACGGCCACCGAGATATTCTCCTCTGCGCGCCTCAACGCGTTCCAATCGATCAGAGGCAACGAAGTCAGGCTCATGCTGGAGAAGCTGCGCAGGAAATCGGGGGAGGGCCGCGTTGAGATCAGGGAGGCTCTGTCTGAGATGGCCTTCAATAACATCATGCGGATGGTGGCCGGAAAGCGGTATTTCGGGGTAGGCGAGGACGACGAGGAGGCGGAGGAGTTTAGGGGGCTTATAAAGGAGGTTTTTGCCTACGGTGGTGTGTCTAACTTGGCGGATTTTTTTCCGGTTTTGAGATGGTTTGATTATAAAGGAGTGGAGAAGAATCTGGGTAGGATTTCTGCTAGAATGGATGCCTCTCTTCAAGCATTGGTTGATGAACAGAGACGACATGGCGATGGAAACACCATGATTAGTCACCTCCTTGCTATGCAGGATTCGGATCCAGAATATTATACAGAAGAAATCATCAAATGTATTATTGTG ATGATGCTACTTGTGGGGACAGACACGTCATCAGTAACAGTAGAGTGGGCAATGTCTGCGCTACTAAACAATCCAGACAAGATGAagaaggcaagagaagagatcgATAAAGTAATCAGAAACGACCGTCTCCTCCAAGAGTCGGATTTACATAACCTCCCTTATCTCCAAAACATAATATCCGAAACGTTGCGGCTGTTCCCCGCGGCACCGTTGCTTGTACCCCACGAGGCGTCGTCAGACTGCAAGATCGCGGGGTATGACGTGCCACGTGGTGCGATCGTGATGGTCAATGCATGGGCCATCCATCGGGACCCATCCGTTTGGGATGACCCGGAGACGTTCAAGCCAGAGCGGTTCGAAGGCGGGGGAATTGGGGCTCCGAACTTGCTAGCATTTGGGATGGGCCGGAGGGCGTGCCCGGGTAGCGGGCTGGCCCACCGGGTCGTGGGCTTGGCGTTGGGGAGTTTGATACAATGCTTTGAATGGGAGAGGGTTGATGAAAGGTTGGTGGATTTGAGTGAAGGGAAAGGAGCAAGTATGCCTAAGAATATACCTTTTGAGGCAAAATGTAGAGTTAGTGACGTGGGTCGAAGAGTTATTAGTGTTTGA